One genomic window of Desulfuromonas sp. TF includes the following:
- a CDS encoding 4Fe-4S binding protein, with translation MGHHIGSKSSIVPLIDRLNKYPVGLVDSEKLREILTLLFDKEEAFVASRFPLEEATLPELSRRTKIEDAQLRPILERMADKGLVMDLPYGGATYYLLMPGLIGFFEFTFMKSRTDLPIKEVAQLMQEYMHENPREGMAKEFFGSRTPLTRSLVHEEQIPVTSEITTYESAREIIRQAGYGAVGMCYCRHKKEHLGDSCRKGAPLYGICISLGTAAKFMVRRGFAEQKDAEELLAVLARAREKNLTHITDNIRQNPSFICNCCSCCCELLAGMRMGYPEGVARTPFLAVIDREFCNGCGLCFAACNVGAIGPVGADNDEGCIVSEPLCLGCGACVPACRRGALFLSERRTRPLPPESRKELFRRILKEKGRLAPYIVCGMKKKVRRVFGRKG, from the coding sequence ATGGGACATCACATCGGCTCAAAAAGCAGCATCGTTCCGCTCATCGATCGGCTGAACAAGTATCCCGTCGGTCTCGTCGACAGCGAGAAGCTGCGGGAGATTCTCACCCTGCTCTTCGACAAGGAGGAAGCTTTCGTCGCCTCGCGTTTTCCCCTGGAGGAGGCGACCCTCCCCGAACTTTCCCGCCGGACGAAGATAGAGGATGCGCAGCTCCGGCCGATCCTCGAGCGAATGGCCGACAAGGGACTGGTGATGGATCTCCCCTATGGGGGAGCGACTTATTATCTTCTGATGCCAGGCCTGATCGGATTCTTCGAGTTCACCTTCATGAAGAGCCGCACCGATCTTCCGATAAAAGAAGTCGCTCAACTGATGCAGGAGTACATGCACGAGAATCCCCGGGAGGGGATGGCGAAGGAGTTTTTCGGCAGTCGGACTCCATTGACGCGCTCGCTGGTCCATGAGGAGCAGATCCCGGTGACCTCGGAGATCACCACTTATGAGAGTGCCAGGGAGATCATCCGTCAGGCCGGTTACGGAGCGGTGGGGATGTGCTATTGCCGCCACAAAAAGGAGCATCTTGGAGACAGCTGCCGCAAAGGGGCGCCATTGTATGGAATCTGCATCTCTCTGGGGACGGCGGCGAAGTTCATGGTCCGCAGGGGATTCGCCGAGCAGAAGGATGCCGAGGAGTTGCTGGCCGTCCTCGCCCGGGCCCGAGAGAAGAACTTGACGCACATCACCGACAATATCCGGCAAAACCCTTCCTTCATCTGCAATTGCTGCTCGTGCTGCTGCGAGCTTCTGGCGGGGATGCGGATGGGATATCCGGAGGGGGTTGCCAGGACCCCCTTCCTGGCCGTGATTGACAGGGAGTTCTGCAATGGCTGCGGGCTCTGCTTTGCCGCCTGTAATGTCGGTGCGATCGGCCCGGTCGGAGCCGATAATGACGAAGGATGCATCGTCTCCGAACCTCTCTGTCTCGGCTGCGGCGCCTGCGTTCCGGCCTGCAGGAGGGGAGCCCTGTTCCTGTCAGAACGCAGAACCAGGCCTCTTCCGCCGGAGAGCAGGAAAGAGCTCTTCAGGAGGATACTCAAGGAAAAAGGACGCCTTGCTCCCTATATTGTCTGCGGGATGAAGAAGAAGGTGCGCCGGGTGTTCGGTAGAAAGGGATAA
- a CDS encoding MerR family transcriptional regulator gives MKVKQHEAIQIGELAESLGITTRTIRYYEEIGLMSPPQRLEGGVRVYKKDDITRLKFILKLKDLGITLKEMHELADIYKAYQDPDKMMPKLLNILDMHINNIDEKISNLSSLRKEIVNYRMRVLDVLNERMAGQEG, from the coding sequence ATGAAAGTCAAACAGCACGAAGCCATCCAGATCGGCGAACTGGCCGAATCGCTCGGGATCACGACCCGAACCATCCGCTATTACGAGGAAATCGGCCTCATGTCCCCTCCCCAGAGGCTCGAAGGGGGTGTTCGCGTCTACAAAAAAGACGACATCACAAGACTGAAATTCATCCTCAAGCTAAAGGATCTCGGCATCACCCTCAAAGAAATGCATGAACTCGCCGACATTTACAAAGCCTACCAGGATCCTGACAAAATGATGCCGAAGCTCCTGAACATTCTTGACATGCACATCAACAACATCGATGAGAAAATCTCCAACCTCTCTTCATTGCGCAAGGAGATCGTCAATTACCGGATGAGGGTCCTGGACGTTCTTAACGAGCGAATGGCCGGACAGGAAGGATGA
- a CDS encoding acyl-CoA dehydrogenase, with translation MHFQLTEEQNLIRETVRGFAEKEVLPSAAERDEQERFDRALMFDKLAELGLTGIVFPEEYGGAGGDYISYAIAVEELSRVCASTGVTLSAHLSLGANPIYLFGTEEQKQKYLIPLAEGSKMGAFGLTEPSAGSDAGGTRTTAVPEGEHWVLNGSKIFITNGGEAETYIVFARTDKNAEKHYGISAFIVEKDAPGFTFGKKEAKMGIRSSPTMELVFENCRIPRENLLGEEGKGFKIAMKTLDGGRIGIAAQALGIAQGALDAAVAYARERKQFDQPIAGFQAIQFMLADMTTQIEAARLMVYQAAFRASAGLSYSTESAMAKLIASETAMRVATQAVQIHGGYGYTRDYPVERMMRDAKITEIYEGTSEVQRIVIGAAVVRG, from the coding sequence ATGCATTTCCAATTGACCGAAGAGCAGAACCTGATTCGTGAGACGGTGCGCGGCTTCGCCGAAAAGGAGGTTCTCCCTTCGGCGGCGGAGCGCGATGAGCAGGAGCGCTTCGACCGTGCCCTGATGTTCGACAAGCTTGCCGAACTGGGGCTGACCGGCATCGTCTTCCCCGAAGAGTACGGCGGCGCCGGGGGCGATTACATCAGCTACGCCATTGCCGTCGAAGAACTCTCCCGGGTCTGCGCCTCCACGGGGGTGACCCTCTCGGCGCATCTTTCTCTGGGCGCCAACCCGATCTATCTCTTTGGCACGGAGGAACAGAAGCAAAAGTATTTGATCCCTCTGGCTGAGGGGAGCAAGATGGGCGCCTTCGGACTGACCGAGCCGTCCGCGGGTTCCGACGCCGGCGGCACCCGAACCACGGCGGTTCCGGAGGGGGAGCACTGGGTCCTGAACGGCTCCAAGATTTTCATCACCAACGGCGGCGAAGCGGAAACCTATATCGTTTTCGCCCGAACCGACAAAAATGCCGAGAAGCACTACGGCATCAGCGCCTTCATCGTTGAAAAGGACGCTCCCGGTTTCACCTTCGGCAAGAAGGAGGCCAAGATGGGTATCCGCTCATCACCGACCATGGAGCTGGTTTTCGAGAACTGCCGCATCCCCCGGGAGAACCTCCTCGGAGAAGAAGGGAAGGGATTCAAGATCGCCATGAAAACTCTGGACGGAGGCCGCATCGGCATTGCCGCCCAGGCGCTGGGGATCGCCCAGGGGGCACTGGATGCCGCCGTCGCCTATGCCCGCGAGCGCAAGCAGTTCGACCAGCCGATCGCCGGTTTCCAGGCAATCCAGTTCATGCTTGCCGATATGACGACGCAAATCGAGGCGGCCCGTCTGATGGTTTATCAGGCCGCCTTTCGGGCCAGTGCGGGGCTTTCCTACTCCACAGAATCGGCGATGGCCAAGCTGATCGCCTCGGAAACGGCGATGAGGGTCGCCACCCAGGCGGTGCAGATCCACGGCGGTTACGGATACACCCGCGATTATCCGGTGGAGCGGATGATGCGCGATGCCAAGATCACCGAGATCTACGAAGGAACAAGCGAAGTGCAGCGGATCGTCATCGGCGCCGCCGTGGTCAGGGGCTGA